The following coding sequences are from one Salvia hispanica cultivar TCC Black 2014 chromosome 3, UniMelb_Shisp_WGS_1.0, whole genome shotgun sequence window:
- the LOC125210981 gene encoding protein LIGHT-DEPENDENT SHORT HYPOCOTYLS 10-like gives MNDSWSGQSSNINPAPISRYEAQKRRDWNTFGQYLKNHRPPVSLSEFNCSHVVEFMRYLDQFGKTKVHMHGCPFFGQPEPPAPCTCPLRQAWGSLDALIGRLRAAYDENGGSPESNPFGNGAIRVYLREVKDCQSKARGIPFNNKKKKKRRKLNESNPELPA, from the coding sequence ATGAATGACTCCTGGAGCGGTCAAAGCAGCAACATTAACCCGGCACCGATTAGCCGGTACGAGGCGCAGAAGAGGAGGGACTGGAACACGTTCGGGCAGTATCTGAAGAATCATCGGCCGCCGGTTTCCCTCTCTGAGTTCAATTGCAGCCACGTGGTGGAATTCATGAGATACCTCGACCAGTTCGGGAAGACTAAGGTTCACATGCATGGCTGCCCCTTCTTCGGGCAGCCCGAACCCCCCGCGCCCTGCACCTGCCCGCTGAGGCAGGCGTGGGGCAGCCTGGACGCCCTCATCGGGCGCCTGAGGGCCGCCTACGACGAGAACGGCGGATCTCCCGAGTCCAACCCCTTCGGAAATGGAGCGATTCGAGTGTATCTGCGCGAGGTCAAGGACTGCCAGTCCAAGGCCAGAGGGATTCCTTTTaataataagaagaagaagaaaaggagaaaattgaatgaaaGCAATCCCGAGCTGCCCGCTTGA